Proteins from one Triticum aestivum cultivar Chinese Spring chromosome 7A, IWGSC CS RefSeq v2.1, whole genome shotgun sequence genomic window:
- the LOC123153344 gene encoding multiple myeloma tumor-associated protein 2 homolog: protein MYHPTRGGVRGGRDQFKWDDVKVDKHRENYLGHSVKAPVGRWQKGKDLLWYTRDKQSDSEDAMKEEIRRVKEEEEQAMREALGLAPKRSSRPKGNRLDKHEYAELIKRGSTAEDLGAGHAEAAQVQGLGLYKAPHNEEEPSSLSPDPPGTEPEQVDFAPATKQEDSEGDRRGKRRGEERRGDREKERRREKHYEGKERKRDKYESRHDSEDREKRHRKDKQKRRHDSD from the exons ATGTACCATCCCACGAGAGGCGGCGTCCGCGGCGGGCGAGATC AATTCAAATGGGATGATGTGAAGGTTGACAAGCACCGGGAGAATTACCTTGGTCATAGTGTTAAGGCTCCTGTTGGTAGATGGCAGAAAG GGAAGGACTTGTTGTGGTATACAAGGGATAAGCAATCTGACTCAGAAGACGCTATGAAGGAAGAAATTAGGAGAGTGAAAGAGGAGGAGGAACAGGCCATGCGCGAGGCACTTGGCTTAGCTCCCAAGCGTAGCAGTCGACCAAAGGGCAATCGTTTAGATAAGCATGAATACGCTGAGCTAATAAAGAGGGGATCTACCGCAGAGGATTTGGGAGCCGGCCATGCTGAAGCAGCACAAGTGCAAGGATTAGGTTTATACAA GGCTCCTCACAACGAGGAAGAACCAAGCTCTCTTAGTCCTGACCCTCCTGGAACGGAGCCTGAGCAGGTTGACTTTGCACCTGCAACGAAGCAGGAAGATTCTGAAGGTGATAGGAGGGGAAAAAGGCGGGGCGAAGAGAGGAGAGGGGACAGAGAAAAAGAGCGGAGGCGTGAAAAGCACTATGAGGGAAAAGAGAGGAAGCGAGACAAGTATGAGAGTAGACACGACTCGGAGGACAGGGAGAAGCGCCACCGCAAGGATAAGCAGAAGAGGAGGCATGATTCTGATTAA